From the Bacillus tuaregi genome, one window contains:
- a CDS encoding AzlC family ABC transporter permease, giving the protein MSQKVLELNTDEDLNNEESFWEGVKDCIPTLLGYLSIGFAAGVVEKTAGLSIAEIALMSLLLYAGSGQFIAAGMIAASNPISAIIFTVFFINLRHLLLSAAIAPYFRHLSPWKNMFVGSLLTDETFGVSISRLQHKKQASYKWMIGLNITAYLNWLIANIAGGYFGKWIPNPEAFGLDFALPGMFIGLLVIQILSQKKYFVDIMVALSAVVIVIIVSFFSTGSTGVMIAAILASTIGMVIEKWR; this is encoded by the coding sequence GTGAGTCAAAAAGTCCTTGAGCTAAATACAGATGAGGATTTGAACAACGAAGAGAGTTTTTGGGAGGGTGTAAAGGATTGCATCCCAACTCTGCTTGGATATTTGAGTATTGGCTTTGCTGCCGGTGTTGTAGAAAAAACAGCAGGTTTAAGTATTGCGGAAATTGCTTTGATGAGTCTGCTTCTCTATGCCGGTTCTGGTCAGTTTATTGCTGCCGGGATGATTGCGGCAAGCAATCCAATTTCAGCGATTATTTTTACGGTTTTCTTTATTAACCTTCGTCATTTATTGTTAAGTGCTGCGATTGCGCCTTATTTTCGTCATTTGAGCCCGTGGAAAAATATGTTTGTTGGCTCCTTGCTGACGGATGAAACCTTTGGGGTGTCAATATCCCGCCTGCAGCATAAAAAACAGGCAAGCTATAAATGGATGATAGGCTTGAATATTACAGCATATTTAAATTGGCTAATTGCCAATATTGCTGGTGGATATTTTGGCAAGTGGATACCAAATCCGGAAGCCTTCGGTCTTGATTTTGCTTTACCGGGAATGTTCATTGGTCTTTTAGTTATTCAAATTTTAAGTCAAAAAAAGTACTTCGTGGACATCATGGTCGCCCTTAGTGCAGTTGTTATCGTTATTATCGTTAGCTTCTTTTCTACTGGAAGTACAGGTGTTATGATAGCAGCCATATTGGCTTCAACAATAGGGATGGTGATTGAAAAATGGAGGTAA
- a CDS encoding XylR N-terminal domain-containing protein, which produces MHTTIHFIDQNHSNRERSLHIQNRSIIVDTYAFGSFRKDLIRNIGLERTKGFLFRYGWNMGIRDAKECKEKEQYDTIQELIEYGPVMHSMKGYVESRTLKLEISNETNVKTLQMDSVWEHSFEADEHLRHIGASTSPVCYTLSGYASGFVSEIFGEMVIFKEICCRAAGASECIAIGKSCSLWGDEIQEELYYLEETPILKELELTYEKLLQERDQLTLVLTIHKQLTEEVVKGSSLETIIEAVFRLTKIPVIIHNVHGHPMTFAGFNKLSQKFTPNGLFQYINKNMSKNSVLQTFQPMNDQQEHFKMLTHPIYLQEKRMGYCSFMMKEQQYELQELAKLIIEKVTSICSLCFLFEKTKLASLEQMKSYLLKEILSAQYTLEDELVSKAGLFHFDLTRPFYLGIIGYAFNDQAFQNEQGFCREVMSSISHYCTKQGHDILLDQTNHSITLFVIDYFESKKASSSFFHELLEFLHSRFPGSHFYMGISKKTNTVQLAPAAYNEALGAYRLISKDDQIIFYDNLGMVGTLINENNTKNVKEMALALLGNIEMDCQKNVELIRTLYLFLINGGNLEKTADNLALSISGLRYRVGKIEELLQEDIRSPLVSCQLLIAIQALIILGELDIKMTSI; this is translated from the coding sequence ATGCATACAACAATACATTTTATTGATCAAAATCATTCTAACAGAGAACGAAGTCTCCATATTCAAAATCGATCCATTATTGTTGATACATATGCATTTGGATCCTTTAGAAAAGATTTGATTCGTAATATAGGACTTGAACGGACAAAGGGTTTTTTATTCCGCTATGGTTGGAATATGGGAATCCGGGATGCAAAGGAATGTAAAGAAAAAGAGCAATATGACACCATACAAGAATTAATTGAATATGGTCCGGTCATGCACTCAATGAAGGGCTATGTTGAATCTAGAACCTTAAAATTGGAAATAAGTAATGAAACAAATGTCAAGACGTTACAAATGGACAGTGTTTGGGAGCATTCCTTCGAGGCCGATGAACATTTGCGGCATATTGGAGCTAGTACTTCACCAGTCTGCTACACACTTTCAGGCTACGCGAGCGGATTTGTATCAGAAATTTTTGGCGAAATGGTGATTTTTAAGGAAATATGCTGCAGAGCTGCTGGTGCAAGTGAATGTATCGCAATTGGTAAAAGTTGTTCCCTTTGGGGAGATGAAATTCAAGAGGAGCTCTATTATTTAGAAGAAACACCCATTTTAAAAGAATTAGAGCTAACCTATGAAAAATTATTGCAGGAGCGTGATCAATTGACGCTTGTGCTGACCATTCATAAGCAATTAACGGAGGAAGTAGTCAAAGGAAGTAGCTTGGAAACCATTATCGAAGCTGTGTTTCGATTAACTAAAATACCAGTGATTATTCATAATGTCCATGGGCATCCGATGACATTTGCCGGTTTCAATAAATTATCGCAAAAGTTTACTCCTAATGGTTTATTTCAATATATCAACAAAAATATGTCGAAAAATTCTGTTTTGCAAACCTTCCAACCGATGAATGACCAGCAGGAACATTTTAAAATGCTGACACATCCGATTTATTTACAAGAAAAAAGAATGGGATATTGTTCTTTTATGATGAAAGAACAGCAATACGAGTTACAGGAGCTAGCTAAGCTAATTATCGAGAAGGTTACTTCTATTTGTTCGCTTTGCTTCCTTTTTGAGAAAACAAAATTAGCCTCCTTGGAACAGATGAAAAGCTATCTATTAAAAGAAATTTTGAGCGCTCAGTATACGTTAGAGGATGAACTGGTCTCAAAAGCAGGGTTATTTCATTTTGATTTAACAAGGCCATTCTATTTAGGGATTATTGGTTATGCCTTTAATGATCAGGCTTTTCAAAATGAACAGGGCTTCTGTCGAGAAGTTATGTCCTCCATATCGCATTATTGCACGAAACAAGGGCACGACATCTTACTGGATCAAACCAATCACTCTATTACTTTATTTGTCATTGATTATTTCGAGAGTAAAAAAGCAAGTTCTTCTTTTTTTCATGAGCTACTTGAATTCCTACACTCAAGGTTCCCAGGCTCTCATTTTTATATGGGAATCAGTAAAAAAACAAACACCGTTCAATTAGCGCCCGCGGCATATAATGAAGCACTTGGTGCATATCGTTTGATATCAAAAGACGATCAAATAATCTTTTATGATAATCTTGGAATGGTTGGAACGTTGATTAATGAAAATAACACAAAAAATGTTAAAGAAATGGCCCTTGCCTTACTAGGAAATATCGAGATGGACTGTCAAAAAAATGTTGAATTGATTAGAACCCTTTACTTATTTTTAATCAATGGGGGCAACTTAGAAAAAACCGCTGATAATCTAGCATTATCAATTAGTGGTTTGCGCTATCGAGTAGGGAAAATTGAAGAACTTCTGCAAGAGGACATCCGCAGTCCACTTGTCAGCTGTCAACTGCTTATTGCGATACAGGCATTAATTATTTTAGGTGAGTTAGATATAAAAATGACATCAATATAA
- the thiE gene encoding thiamine phosphate synthase, translating to MLKILDQDSLRKALSLYFIMGSGNTRRRASVVLEEAIQGGVSCFQFREKGTGALVGAQKYALAEELQFICHKAGVPFIVNDDIELAMAIHADGVHIGQEDEPVQLVREKIGDKILGVSVHNIVEANLALQEGADYFGVGPIYPTNSKDDAKAVQGVKIIRELREAGYTIPIVGIGGITANNAGEVIRAGADGVSVISAISLQSCPKSAAEKLKWSLEIS from the coding sequence GGGCTCTGGAAATACAAGGAGAAGGGCAAGTGTTGTGTTAGAGGAAGCGATACAGGGTGGTGTTTCTTGCTTCCAATTCCGTGAAAAAGGAACAGGAGCATTAGTGGGAGCACAAAAGTATGCTTTGGCAGAAGAGCTACAGTTTATTTGTCATAAGGCAGGGGTTCCTTTTATTGTGAATGATGATATTGAATTGGCTATGGCCATTCATGCGGACGGTGTCCATATTGGACAAGAGGATGAACCTGTGCAGCTTGTCCGGGAAAAAATTGGCGATAAAATTCTTGGTGTGTCTGTCCATAATATTGTCGAGGCGAATTTGGCTCTACAAGAAGGTGCAGACTATTTTGGTGTTGGTCCGATTTACCCAACAAACTCGAAGGACGATGCTAAAGCGGTTCAAGGTGTAAAGATTATTCGTGAATTACGAGAGGCGGGATATACAATCCCTATTGTCGGAATTGGTGGAATTACAGCCAATAACGCCGGGGAGGTCATAAGAGCTGGAGCTGATGGCGTATCGGTTATTAGTGCTATTAGTCTTCAAAGCTGTCCTAAATCGGCCGCAGAAAAATTAAAATGGAGTCTTGAGATAAGCTAA